A single genomic interval of Osmia lignaria lignaria isolate PbOS001 chromosome 9, iyOsmLign1, whole genome shotgun sequence harbors:
- the LOC117605123 gene encoding uncharacterized protein LOC117605123 isoform X2, protein MNITSFVRTGNNEKKGEDLQKLPQDTCNWKMSYTIVKSHQENVMLRNKYSYLLYIRRSKLQNPCPADIKMLKYITRLDQDDRDSKFKYEELDADFEEYEDQSDEYINELDQLEPPKLSTWEEYKKLVDLAQLNPKIFKRSPLVHLTSLSKIYINTEHSKSPHWNARAKRSIIKLGMQKNIIIADSTYVQFRNFKLNKLYKKTITLQNVSTSPAKFQIEPRPCNSNFNVVIKRLESNRNIVPPGMHFQLIVFFRCTDVDEPEEVLVMKVEHGKSLIIRLHAYREPPILLGTCSPSKKSLDILEFNAKYLVQAWRPETSSSEDSSSEDSVSYSVRSWDTIHNKFAGMTFDCKIGFVGETVHVPIKFKNVGGDGRFFAMSEIDWATMHIQDITDTNVLKLSRFNVWPAYFILKSQEEMILHISFLPDFYGVHVDKVYILCNNGTILATEIIGDGVIYEPFFIQISKKLKKDKIAKKSVDKQANYCVQINASAPNMFGQCTIYVTNTSEISMYFKWEKRDIQTDENKMNQHKHFPLEFLLIRPDHGIFAPSSTHHFNIIAEYSNLQPALYLAVLQLYVEDIPEAAICDKTQSRVKQCTNKQRDCLNSVDVWVADLEVWLQYTTDDQIKSDQAFDEIVELLAGKISDYNDFIKDQQEETEGEDMRTEGEEYKSTNLLLIDELFSHYDIMNLKQFKPLLWERKITMGIIRPTRTLYIGIEETCVLTVKNLSDHSLNYSWGDVGGEDAEKMKICICPEKGELSGRTTEKMKITLMPLKEGIVQSLHMLCFIGNSQKIIMLGIECNIEPLYVTFYFPLSDKQPVELKNNFVRIEWRVNSLQLALDLAGKSKKGMKLLDKYRAREEQELMNANLDQGDVLKDASAGPSISEVAEESGEQSTLSTRTSEIIQLSKLATGNGKYSQEKIVSCEDIVPFFEITLPFTQQPTVMEFLNLPLRTGTSKLYKTIVISKWNGIYYKFSVEKKTFIIKNETSIPTNFRLRLKNFYPVMCSCEGISLEDRIKSIYKRVHCQEKDLIEEIMYRVKQPNSGVVIYVDPLSSNIGPFEAVPVDIYAFGDTWGIYVDKLEINITGLPLYTLDICVQIVGSPIWVSISDRNQSKVPVLKYGTIIKGIRLQERKIVLRNTSVVPIAIDWHSFLITSVTESMPFNVTVNVCTLFTDKLASKLRASKSKSASETEHVKFYSSTENLNERNSTGSSISSDITAHTHSGSSYMATSWKSDGESLQTTEISVEYTSEDTLEDKKTADSDISSHNTTEDVEDTEFRISILPYYGPVDTIACTVAPREMFILPNDTAFLRISIQPDKYNNKVKKIYEEKFLSKILGFLRIAPSDKYRDNCYFRQDGIYFPPVEIDITADIIQPRVTFSIPKANRIFKCCAHDVMQSKTKKLELIQTFFLHNCAPETIEVMLETSDPFHIKSVAIYAETDPCKFTGTICISSKGCAQVKIMCIVDAELIETIIHTHKCQDLYDSVITLTQPLQIIHTDKRYQKIELFLQVWLPILKLSSYALNFGLVYIGDTKKLMIVIKNLSVCSQYIKVNQKFKNNDFILDQKEGILSSYLNGKNSSLMLTVSFQPKKPGQSAETLEIITAIPSNTEECEIYGEGTLDEKYHAPGV, encoded by the exons atgaacattacatccTTTGTTCGTACCGGAAATAACGAGAAGAAAGGAGAGGATCTTCAAAAACTTCCTCAAGATACATGTAATTGGAAAATGTCGTATACCATTGTTAAATCTCATCAAGAAAATGTTATGTTGCGGAACAAATATTCTTATTTACTTTAT ATTCGCAGAAGCAAATTGCAAAATCCATGTCCAGCtgatataaaaatgttaaaatatattacACGCCTTGATCAAGATGATCGAGATTCGAAATTCAAATACGAGGAACTGGATGCTGACTTTGAAGAATACGAAGATCAGTCAG ATGAATATATTAACGAACTGGATCAATTGGAACCACCAAAGCTGAGCACTTGGGAAGAATACAAGAAACTGGTAGACTTGGCCCAACTGAACCCAAAGATTTTCAAGAGATCACCATTAGTGCATTTAACATCTCTATCAAAAATCTATATTAATAC AGAACACTCGAAATCACCGCATTGGAACGCTCGAGCTAAGAGGAGCATAATTAAACTGGGGAtgcagaaaaatatcataatcgCAGACTCCACTTACGTGCAATTtcgtaatttcaaattaaacaaGTTGTACAAG aAAACAATCACGTTGCAAAATGTCAGCACATCGCCAGCAAAATTTCAAATCGAACCAAGACCGTGTAACTCCAACTTTAATGTGGTAATAAAACGTCTCGAGAGTAACAGGAACATCGTCCCTCCGGGAATGCACTTCCAATTGATCGTTTTCTTCCGCTGCACCGACGTCGACGAACCGGAAGAGGTACTGGTGATGAAGGTGGAGCATGGAAAATCGTTGATCATCAGGTTACATGCATATAGAGAACCTCCTATTTTATTAG GGACCTGTTCACCGTCAAAGAAGTCTCTTGATATTCTGGAATTCAATGCAAAGTACTTAGTCCAGGCTTGGCGTCCAGAAACATCATCCTCAGAAGATAGC TCTAGTGAAGACAGCGTCTCATACAGCGTTCGTAGTTGGGATACCATTCACAATAAATTTGCAGGCATGACCTTCGACTGTAAAATAGGCTTTGTGGGAGAGACAGTACATGTACCGATCAAATTCAAGAACGTTGGAGGAGACGGTAGATTTTTCGCGATGAGTGAGATTGATTGGGCTACTATGCACATTCAA GATATCACGGACACAAATGTGTTAAAATTATCACGCTTCAATGTATGGCCAGCATATTTTATACTGAAGTCACAAGAAGAGATGATTTTACATATATCCTTTTTACCAGACTTTTATGGCGTTCAT GTGGACAAAGTGTACATACTTTGTAACAATGGTACTATACTAGCCACAGAAATAATTGGAGATGGTGTAATATACGAACCGTTTTTCATTCAGATTAGTAAA aaattaaaaAAGGACAAAATAGCTAAGAAAAGTGTAGATAAGCAAGCAAACTACTGTGTACAGATAAATGCAAGTGCTCCAAACATGTTTGGTCAATGCACGATTTACGTGACTAATACGAG TGAAATAAGTATGTACTTCAAATGGGAGAAACGAGACATCCAAACCGACGAAAACAAAATGAACCAGCACAAACACTTCCCTCTGGAATTTCTTCTCATTCGACCTGATCATGGTATATTTGCTCCAAGTTCCACGCATCATTTCAATATAATTGCAGAATATAGTAATTTGCAGCCAGCCCTTTATCTCGCCGTTTTACA ATTGTACGTAGAAGATATACCTGAAGCGGCTATTTGCGACAAGACACAGTCACGTGTTAAGCAGTGTACTAACAAACAACGCGATTGTTTAAAT tctGTAGATGTTTGGGTCGCTGATTTGGAGGTATGGTTGCAATATACAACGGATGATCAAATTAAAAG tGATCAAGCCTTCGATGAAATAGTGGAACTGCTTGCTGGAAAAATATCGGACTATAACGATTTCATAAAAGATCAACAAGAGGAAACTGAAGGAGAAGACATGAGAACTGAAGGAGAAGAATATAAATCTACGAATTTACTG tTAATAGACGAGTTGTTTTCACATTACGACATTATGAATCTAAAACAATTCAAGCCACTTTTGTGGGAACGTAAAATAACCATGGGTATCATTAGACCTACAAG AACTTTATACATTGGTATCGAGGAGACTTGTGTACTGACAGTCAAGAATCTCTCCGATCATTCGTTAAATTATTCATGGGGTGATGTGGGTGGTGAAGATGCAGAGAAAATGAAGATCTGTATTTGCCCTGAAAAAGGAGAACTATCGGGTAGAACCACAGAGAAAATGAAGATCACTCTTATGCCCCTGAAAGAG GGGATCGTGCAGTCTTTACACATGCTCTGTTTCATTGGAAATTCACAAAAAATCATAATGCTGGGAATTGAATGTAACATTGAGCCACTTTATGTTACATTTTACTTCCCATTAAGTGACAAACAGCCTGTGGAATTGAAGAACAATTTTGTTCGAATAGAGTGGCGCGTGAATAGCCTTCAACTTGCTTTGGATTTAGcaggaaaaagtaaaaaaggCATG AAATTGTTGGATAAATATAGAGCAAGAGAAGAGCAGGAATTAATGAACGCGAATTTGGATCAAGGAGATGTTCTCAAAGACGCTTCTGCAGGTCCTTCGATCAGCGAAGTGGCTGAAGAATCAGGAGAGCAATCTACCTTGAGTACCCGTACTTCAGAGATCATTCAA TTGAGTAAGTTGGCAACAGGAAATGGGAAATATTCGCAGGAGAAGATCGTTTCCTGTGAAGATatcgttccttttttcgaaataaCTCTGCCGTTCACTCAGCAACCAACTGTAATGGAATTTTTGAATCTACCTTTGAGGACGGGTACTTCTAAGTTGTACAAGACCATTGTAATATCAAAATGGAAtggaatatattataaattttcagtGGAAAAGAAAACGTTCATCATAAAAAACGAGACATCCATTCCAACAAATTTTCGACtacgtttaaaaaatttctatcctGTTATGTGTTCCTGTGAAGGGATATCACTGGAGGATCGTATTAAGTCTATCTACAAGCGAGTTCATTGTCAAGAAAAGGACCTGATTG AGGAAATAATGTACCGAGTGAAACAACCAAACTCAGGGGTTGTGATTTATGTTGACCCTTTAAGTTCAAATATTGGACCTTTCGAGGCTGTACCGGTGGATATCTATGCTTTTGGTGATACTTGGGGTATTTATGTTGATAAATTGGAGATAAATATAACAGGGTTACCATTGTACACGTTAGATATATGTGTACAGATTGTTGGGTCACCCATATGGGTGTCTATTTCGGATAGAAATCAATCAAAAGTACCTGTCCTTAA aTATGGAACAATAATTAAAGGTATACGTCTACAGGAAAGGAAAATAGTATTAAGGAATACTAGTGTGGTACCCATAGCTATTGATTGGCATTCATTTCTAATCACATCAGTCACAGAAAGCATGCCTTTTAACGTTACAGTTAATGTCTGTACTTTATTTACTGATAAGTTGGCATCAAAATTGAGGGCTAGCAAGTCAAAAAGTGCTAGTGAAACTGAACATGTGAAATTTTATTCATCAACAGAAAATCTAAATGAACGTAACTCTACTGGATCCAGTATCAGTTCTGATATAACAGCACATACTCATTC agGGTCCTCTTATATGGCCACGTCTTGGAAATCAGATGGTGAATCTTTACAAACTACTGAAATTTCAGTAGAATATACCAGTGAAGATACTTTAGAAGACAAAAAAACTGCAGATTCGGATATAAGTAGTCATAACACTACTGAAGATGTAGAAGACACTGAATTCAGAATTTCAATACTCCCTTATTATGGTCCTGTTGATACAATAGCTTGTACA GTTGCTCCAAGAGAAATGTTTATTTTGCCCAATGATACTGCTTTCCTAAGAATCAGTATACAACCTGACAAATATAACAATAAAGTGAAAAAGATCTATGAAGAGAAATTCCTTTCTAAGATTCTGGGATTTCTAAGAATTGCTCCAAGCGATAA GTATAGAGATAATTGTTATTTTAGACAAGATGGAATTTATTTTCCCCCTGTAGAAATTGATATTACAGCAGATATTATTCAGCCAAGAGTGACTTTTAGTATTCCTAAAGCAAACAGAATATTTAAGTGCTGTGCCCATGATGTAATGCAaagcaaaacaaaaaaattaga ATTGATTCAAACATTCTTCTTACATAATTGTGCACCTGAAACCATAGAAGTCATGTTGGAAACATCTGATCCATTTCATATCAAATCTGTTGCAATTTATGCAGAAACCGATCCATGCAAATTTACAGGGACTATATGTATAAGTAGCAAAGGATGTGCCCAA GTAAAAATAATGTGTATCGTGGATGCAGAATTAATTGAAACAATAATTCATACGCATAAATGTCAAGATTTGTATGATTCGGTAATTACGCTAACACAACCGCTGCAAATCATACACACCGATAAACGTTATcag aagatagaattatttttgcaaGTCTG
- the LOC117605123 gene encoding uncharacterized protein LOC117605123 isoform X7 translates to MNITSFVRTGNNEKKGEDLQKLPQDTCNWKMSYTIVKSHQENVMLRNKYSYLLYIRRSKLQNPCPADIKMLKYITRLDQDDRDSKFKYEELDADFEEYEDQSDEYINELDQLEPPKLSTWEEYKKLVDLAQLNPKIFKRSPLVHLTSLSKIYINTEHSKSPHWNARAKRSIIKLGMQKNIIIADSTYVQFRNFKLNKLYKKTITLQNVSTSPAKFQIEPRPCNSNFNVVIKRLESNRNIVPPGMHFQLIVFFRCTDVDEPEEVLVMKVEHGKSLIIRLHAYREPPILLGTCSPSKKSLDILEFNAKYLVQAWRPETSSSEDSVNSSEDSVSYSVRSWDTIHNKFAGMTFDCKIGFVGETVHVPIKFKNVGGDGRFFAMSEIDWATMHIQDITDTNVLKLSRFNVWPAYFILKSQEEMILHISFLPDFYGVHVDKVYILCNNGTILATEIIGDGVIYEPFFIQISKKLKKDKIAKKSVDKQANYCVQINASAPNMFGQCTIYVTNTSEISMYFKWEKRDIQTDENKMNQHKHFPLEFLLIRPDHGIFAPSSTHHFNIIAEYSNLQPALYLAVLQLYVEDIPEAAICDKTQSRVKQCTNKQRDCLNSVDVWVADLEVWLQYTTDDQIKSDQAFDEIVELLAGKISDYNDFIKDQQEETEGEDMRTEGEEYKSTNLLLIDELFSHYDIMNLKQFKPLLWERKITMGIIRPTRTLYIGIEETCVLTVKNLSDHSLNYSWGDVGGEDAEKMKICICPEKGELSGRTTEKMKITLMPLKEGIVQSLHMLCFIGNSQKIIMLGIECNIEPLYVTFYFPLSDKQPVELKNNFVRIEWRVNSLQLALDLAGKSKKGMKLLDKYRAREEQELMNANLDQGDVLKDASAGPSISEVAEESGEQSTLSTRTSEIIQLSKLATGNGKYSQEKIVSCEDIVPFFEITLPFTQQPTVMEFLNLPLRTGTSKLYKTIVISKWNGIYYKFSVEKKTFIIKNETSIPTNFRLRLKNFYPVMCSCEGISLEDRIKSIYKRVHCQEKDLIEEIMYRVKQPNSGVVIYVDPLSSNIGPFEAVPVDIYAFGDTWGIYVDKLEINITGLPLYTLDICVQIVGSPIWVSISDRNQSKVPVLKYGTIIKGIRLQERKIVLRNTSVVPIAIDWHSFLITSVTESMPFNVTVNVCTLFTDKLASKLRASKSKSASETEHVKFYSSTENLNERNSTGSSISSDITAHTHSGSSYMATSWKSDGESLQTTEISVEYTSEDTLEDKKTADSDISSHNTTEDVEDTEFRISILPYYGPVDTIACTVAPREMFILPNDTAFLRISIQPDKYNNKVKKIYEEKFLSKILGFLRIAPSDKYRDNCYFRQDGIYFPPVEIDITADIIQPRVTFSIPKANRIFKCCAHDIDSNILLT, encoded by the exons atgaacattacatccTTTGTTCGTACCGGAAATAACGAGAAGAAAGGAGAGGATCTTCAAAAACTTCCTCAAGATACATGTAATTGGAAAATGTCGTATACCATTGTTAAATCTCATCAAGAAAATGTTATGTTGCGGAACAAATATTCTTATTTACTTTAT ATTCGCAGAAGCAAATTGCAAAATCCATGTCCAGCtgatataaaaatgttaaaatatattacACGCCTTGATCAAGATGATCGAGATTCGAAATTCAAATACGAGGAACTGGATGCTGACTTTGAAGAATACGAAGATCAGTCAG ATGAATATATTAACGAACTGGATCAATTGGAACCACCAAAGCTGAGCACTTGGGAAGAATACAAGAAACTGGTAGACTTGGCCCAACTGAACCCAAAGATTTTCAAGAGATCACCATTAGTGCATTTAACATCTCTATCAAAAATCTATATTAATAC AGAACACTCGAAATCACCGCATTGGAACGCTCGAGCTAAGAGGAGCATAATTAAACTGGGGAtgcagaaaaatatcataatcgCAGACTCCACTTACGTGCAATTtcgtaatttcaaattaaacaaGTTGTACAAG aAAACAATCACGTTGCAAAATGTCAGCACATCGCCAGCAAAATTTCAAATCGAACCAAGACCGTGTAACTCCAACTTTAATGTGGTAATAAAACGTCTCGAGAGTAACAGGAACATCGTCCCTCCGGGAATGCACTTCCAATTGATCGTTTTCTTCCGCTGCACCGACGTCGACGAACCGGAAGAGGTACTGGTGATGAAGGTGGAGCATGGAAAATCGTTGATCATCAGGTTACATGCATATAGAGAACCTCCTATTTTATTAG GGACCTGTTCACCGTCAAAGAAGTCTCTTGATATTCTGGAATTCAATGCAAAGTACTTAGTCCAGGCTTGGCGTCCAGAAACATCATCCTCAGAAGATAGCGTAAAT TCTAGTGAAGACAGCGTCTCATACAGCGTTCGTAGTTGGGATACCATTCACAATAAATTTGCAGGCATGACCTTCGACTGTAAAATAGGCTTTGTGGGAGAGACAGTACATGTACCGATCAAATTCAAGAACGTTGGAGGAGACGGTAGATTTTTCGCGATGAGTGAGATTGATTGGGCTACTATGCACATTCAA GATATCACGGACACAAATGTGTTAAAATTATCACGCTTCAATGTATGGCCAGCATATTTTATACTGAAGTCACAAGAAGAGATGATTTTACATATATCCTTTTTACCAGACTTTTATGGCGTTCAT GTGGACAAAGTGTACATACTTTGTAACAATGGTACTATACTAGCCACAGAAATAATTGGAGATGGTGTAATATACGAACCGTTTTTCATTCAGATTAGTAAA aaattaaaaAAGGACAAAATAGCTAAGAAAAGTGTAGATAAGCAAGCAAACTACTGTGTACAGATAAATGCAAGTGCTCCAAACATGTTTGGTCAATGCACGATTTACGTGACTAATACGAG TGAAATAAGTATGTACTTCAAATGGGAGAAACGAGACATCCAAACCGACGAAAACAAAATGAACCAGCACAAACACTTCCCTCTGGAATTTCTTCTCATTCGACCTGATCATGGTATATTTGCTCCAAGTTCCACGCATCATTTCAATATAATTGCAGAATATAGTAATTTGCAGCCAGCCCTTTATCTCGCCGTTTTACA ATTGTACGTAGAAGATATACCTGAAGCGGCTATTTGCGACAAGACACAGTCACGTGTTAAGCAGTGTACTAACAAACAACGCGATTGTTTAAAT tctGTAGATGTTTGGGTCGCTGATTTGGAGGTATGGTTGCAATATACAACGGATGATCAAATTAAAAG tGATCAAGCCTTCGATGAAATAGTGGAACTGCTTGCTGGAAAAATATCGGACTATAACGATTTCATAAAAGATCAACAAGAGGAAACTGAAGGAGAAGACATGAGAACTGAAGGAGAAGAATATAAATCTACGAATTTACTG tTAATAGACGAGTTGTTTTCACATTACGACATTATGAATCTAAAACAATTCAAGCCACTTTTGTGGGAACGTAAAATAACCATGGGTATCATTAGACCTACAAG AACTTTATACATTGGTATCGAGGAGACTTGTGTACTGACAGTCAAGAATCTCTCCGATCATTCGTTAAATTATTCATGGGGTGATGTGGGTGGTGAAGATGCAGAGAAAATGAAGATCTGTATTTGCCCTGAAAAAGGAGAACTATCGGGTAGAACCACAGAGAAAATGAAGATCACTCTTATGCCCCTGAAAGAG GGGATCGTGCAGTCTTTACACATGCTCTGTTTCATTGGAAATTCACAAAAAATCATAATGCTGGGAATTGAATGTAACATTGAGCCACTTTATGTTACATTTTACTTCCCATTAAGTGACAAACAGCCTGTGGAATTGAAGAACAATTTTGTTCGAATAGAGTGGCGCGTGAATAGCCTTCAACTTGCTTTGGATTTAGcaggaaaaagtaaaaaaggCATG AAATTGTTGGATAAATATAGAGCAAGAGAAGAGCAGGAATTAATGAACGCGAATTTGGATCAAGGAGATGTTCTCAAAGACGCTTCTGCAGGTCCTTCGATCAGCGAAGTGGCTGAAGAATCAGGAGAGCAATCTACCTTGAGTACCCGTACTTCAGAGATCATTCAA TTGAGTAAGTTGGCAACAGGAAATGGGAAATATTCGCAGGAGAAGATCGTTTCCTGTGAAGATatcgttccttttttcgaaataaCTCTGCCGTTCACTCAGCAACCAACTGTAATGGAATTTTTGAATCTACCTTTGAGGACGGGTACTTCTAAGTTGTACAAGACCATTGTAATATCAAAATGGAAtggaatatattataaattttcagtGGAAAAGAAAACGTTCATCATAAAAAACGAGACATCCATTCCAACAAATTTTCGACtacgtttaaaaaatttctatcctGTTATGTGTTCCTGTGAAGGGATATCACTGGAGGATCGTATTAAGTCTATCTACAAGCGAGTTCATTGTCAAGAAAAGGACCTGATTG AGGAAATAATGTACCGAGTGAAACAACCAAACTCAGGGGTTGTGATTTATGTTGACCCTTTAAGTTCAAATATTGGACCTTTCGAGGCTGTACCGGTGGATATCTATGCTTTTGGTGATACTTGGGGTATTTATGTTGATAAATTGGAGATAAATATAACAGGGTTACCATTGTACACGTTAGATATATGTGTACAGATTGTTGGGTCACCCATATGGGTGTCTATTTCGGATAGAAATCAATCAAAAGTACCTGTCCTTAA aTATGGAACAATAATTAAAGGTATACGTCTACAGGAAAGGAAAATAGTATTAAGGAATACTAGTGTGGTACCCATAGCTATTGATTGGCATTCATTTCTAATCACATCAGTCACAGAAAGCATGCCTTTTAACGTTACAGTTAATGTCTGTACTTTATTTACTGATAAGTTGGCATCAAAATTGAGGGCTAGCAAGTCAAAAAGTGCTAGTGAAACTGAACATGTGAAATTTTATTCATCAACAGAAAATCTAAATGAACGTAACTCTACTGGATCCAGTATCAGTTCTGATATAACAGCACATACTCATTC agGGTCCTCTTATATGGCCACGTCTTGGAAATCAGATGGTGAATCTTTACAAACTACTGAAATTTCAGTAGAATATACCAGTGAAGATACTTTAGAAGACAAAAAAACTGCAGATTCGGATATAAGTAGTCATAACACTACTGAAGATGTAGAAGACACTGAATTCAGAATTTCAATACTCCCTTATTATGGTCCTGTTGATACAATAGCTTGTACA GTTGCTCCAAGAGAAATGTTTATTTTGCCCAATGATACTGCTTTCCTAAGAATCAGTATACAACCTGACAAATATAACAATAAAGTGAAAAAGATCTATGAAGAGAAATTCCTTTCTAAGATTCTGGGATTTCTAAGAATTGCTCCAAGCGATAA GTATAGAGATAATTGTTATTTTAGACAAGATGGAATTTATTTTCCCCCTGTAGAAATTGATATTACAGCAGATATTATTCAGCCAAGAGTGACTTTTAGTATTCCTAAAGCAAACAGAATATTTAAGTGCTGTGCCCATGAT ATTGATTCAAACATTCTTCTTACATAA